CGACGCTGACTCATATTCATCAAGGAGGTGGCGCAACCTATTTTGCCAGCCCCGTGAGCATTTACCCGGCCCAAGCAGCCCGTCCAGGAACGTATCGGCAGAGGCCGCCGTGCCGGACTGCAGGAACAGTGGCCGGAGTCGGGCCTTGGCTCCACGCAGATCGTCTGACCATAGCCCCACAGCAGGTCCTCGACCGCGACACCGGACATGGCAACCTCCCAAAGCCTGCTCAACAGGCGGGAGGCCGAGCCAGTGCAATTGTAATGCTAGCCTTGGTGAGGATGGCTCGATATCATAGGCCCTTGCGACGACATAGCATGCCACTACCAATGCATAATGTTTCCGAACCCAACCTAAATACTTCGTGGTGATTAGTCCAATTGATCTCAACCTTATGGGTGCGTTCAATAATTTCGTGGAGTAAATTCATGCCAAATGCGCGCCCAGCGTAAGAAACCACTCCTTTGTCATAATTAACAAATTGCGCAAAATTTTTATTTGAATTGCCATTCACCAAAGATGTCCTGTTAAATATGATGAAGTCGGATTTCCTAACTTGCGGGTTGTCCATGTATCCAATTGGATCAGGCAAATACCCCAGCACACCTCCAAAATGGAGAATGTTTATTTTTCCAGTATTTATTTCTGAAATGTCTTCATAAAAAAATAAATCCGGGTCCGCAATAAATTTTTTTCCATAGTTAACCTGAACGCTTGTTTCAACAATGTGCCAACGGAATTTGGCGGATCCTCTATATAATTGTTTAAATAACGCATAGTGGCCTCCAGTAGAGCCGCCAATATCAACCACATCAAATTCATTATTTTCATAGTACGATGCTGCAGACAAAAAGGCTGCCATGCCAGATATATTCGATGTGTTTTCATCCTGAGATGAGCCATGATTTATACATGCGCTATGTTTGTAATTCGGCATGCTTTCAATCAGAAGATTGTCGTTGTATCCAGATGTTGCGTTCTTTGCGTCTTCAAATGACACGTGCTCTTCAAATCGAACTGAAACTATTTTCATTTTTTGACTTGTCCAGAAAATTACAGGGGCTGGAGAATAATAGCTTATCATATAGGACGGAAAGCGCTCAATTCCAATATCATTAGCAGGACGCGGAGCACGTCCGGTTCATGTCCCGCCATTTGAGGCGCCGGCTTGGTGCCATTCCCGCAACCGGCGCTAACAGGTCATGCCCGAACTGCAGCCCATCTCCACCGGCAGCAGCCAAATCATTGGCTTACCGCTATGCATTCAGTGCCATGGCCATCGCCTGGATCACCCGTTCGACCTCGTCGTCCGTCAGAAAGGGATGCATCGGCAGGCTCAGCACGCGCCCGGCCAACCGCTCCGTGCGCGCCAGGCTGCCCGCTCCCAGGGGGATGCGGTTCCGATAGGCCGGCTGCAAGTGGACGGGAGCCGGGTAATGGACCCCGGTTCCGATCCCGTGCCCGCGCAGCCGGTCCGCAACGGCGTCCCTGTCATCCAGTTCGACGACATATTGGTGGAAGACATGGGTTGCTCCCGGCCTGCGGACGGGCAGGGTGACGGGGAGACCGGCCAGCCCGCGATCATAGGCGGCAGCAATGGCCCGGCGCCGCTCGTTCCAACCGGGCAGATGGCGAAGACCGACCCGCAGGATCGCCGCCTGCAATTCGTCGAGTCGGCTGTTCCGTCCCACCATGTCGCTGATGTAGCGCTCCCGCCAGCCATACTGGCGCAGGCTGCGGGTGCGTTCGGCGATGGCGGCGTCGCGGGTGACCAGCGCGCCGCCGTCTCCGAGCGCTCCCAAATTCTTGGTCGGGTAGAAGCTGTAGGATGCGGCGGCGCCGAAGCTGCCGACGGGGCGGCTCCGCCACAGGGCGCCATGGGCCTGGGCCATATCCTCCACGACCGTCAGGCCGTGTCTGTCGGCAATCGCCATCACCGCATCCAGGTCGACCGGCTGGCCGTAAAGATGAACCGGCACGATGGCGCGGATTGGCGGCGTTCCAGGCGGCGGAGCGGCCAGAGCGGCTTCCAATGCGGCAGGATCCAACCCGTGCGCCTCGTCGACATCGACCAGGATGGGGGTGGCGCCGGCCATCTCGATGGCGGCGACGGTCGCCACCGCCGTGTGCGATACGGTCACCACCGCGGCTCCGGGACCGATGCCCACGGATTCCAGGGCCAGGACCAGGGCATCCGTGCCGTTGGCGACGCCCACCGCATGCAGGCCGCCGGTTCCGGCTTCTCCGGCGAAAGCGGCGAACTCCGCTTCGAAGGCCGTGACTTCGCGGCCAAGGATGTACCATCCGCTGTCGATCACCCGGCGGACGGCATCTTCGATCTCGTCGCGGTGGGCTTGGCACCAGGCGCCGGGATTGGTCTGTGCGATGGGAGCGTGCATGGTCCTGTCCGGCTCAGAGGTAATGGGCGAGGTGCTGGCGGTAATAATCGACGGTCCGGCGCAATCCTTCCTCCAGGCTGACCCGTGGCGACCAGCCGGTCGCCGTGCGGAACGCCGTGTCGTCCGCGTAATAGTCGCCGATATCGATGCGCTTCCTGTCCGATGGGAACTCTCGGGTGCTGAACGTTCCATCGGAATGGCGGGCCAGGATTTCGGCGGTTTCCCGCAGGCTGACGACCCGGTCGCCGCCGAGATTGAAGGCCTTTCCTTCCAGTTCGGGTGTCAGCATCGCCAGCATCATGGCGTCCACCGCATCATCGACATAGGTATAGTCGCGAAGCTGGTCTCCGCCCCAGACCTCGAAAGGACGGCCCTCCACGACGGCGCGTACCCAGACGCCGAGAAAGGTCTGACGGGCGTCCTTGATCCGCATGCGCGGTCCATAGGTGTTGGTCAGGCGCAGCACGGCGGTCGGCAGCCCGTACACCTTGGAATAGAGGAGATGATAGGATTCTCCGGCGATCTTGTTGATGCCGTTGACGTCGACCGGGTCGAGCGGATGCTTCTCGTCGACCGGCAGATAGCGGGGGCGGCCGTAGATCTGGCGCGTGCTGGCGAAGACGATGCGGGCGCCCTGATTGTGCTGGCGGCAGATTTCCAGCAGGCTGAGCTGGGCCGTGCCGTTGATGGCCAGATCGGTGAATGGATCGGTCATCGAATCCATGTGCGAGGTCTGGCCAGCCAGATTGAAGATCATTTCCCGGTCGCGGGCCAACCATCGCAGGCTGTGCGGGTCGCGAATATCCGAGATGTTGACCTGCACCCTGCCGCCCGGACCTCCGCATCCGTCCATGTTGAACGGGTTGCCGCCATAATCCGGCACAAGGCTGTCCACGACGACGACATCCGCTCCCAGCCCGGCCAGCCTTCTGGCGAGCGTCGAGCCGATGAAGCCCATTCCGCCCGTGATCAGGACCCGGCGGTCCCGCCAGCGGGTGGGGTCGTCGAAGGCGGCGGACGGGCTGCAGGCCGGGGAAATGTCGTTCATCAGGGGGGTCCCAGTTAGGAAGGAGCCTGCGTCAGATCGGCTTGCGCGCTTCGACGAACAGGCTGTCCGGCTTGCGCACCCGTCCGTTCGCCTCGACATCCAGACCATAGGCGGCGAAGCCTGCGATGCGCGAGTCCGACGCGGCCGTCACGGCGGCTTCGATGAAGCCGGTATCCGTCAGCAGCCGGCGCAGCGAGAAGCGGTCGTACATCCATTGATGGACCTCGCCGGATTGCCGGAACCGTCCGATCGCTTCGGCCGAGAGCGTTGCTGGATGCGACGGCTTCGCGGCCTGCGGTGCCGCGGCGGCTTCGGCCCGGATTTGGGCGATCATGCCCTTGGCCTCCCATCCGATCCTCTCGACGATGAAGTCTTCCGCGGGCAGGGGCACGCGGCGCAAGGCACGCAACATCTCGCCGCCGCTCTCGTTGCGGACCATCTGGTCGAGCAGTTCCAGCATCATCCAGTCGTAACGGTCCGCGGCTTCCTTGTCGCCGGAATCGGCCCGGTTCAGGAATTCCAGGTACAGGCGGCAGATCCGTTCCAGATCGGGAATGGCGATGCGCAGGATCCCGCCCGGCTTCAGCACCCGCAGGCAGTCCGCGAGGAAGGCCGGCACGGCGGATTTCGGCAGATGTTCCAGCACATGGGAATGGTAGACCGCGTCGAAGGTGCCTTTGGCGAAGGGCAACGGGTGGCGCGTCACATCGTGCGGCATCACCGCGCTGTCGCGCGGCGCGACATCCAGATTGACCCAGTCGCCATGGAAGTGGCTGCCGCAGCCGATGTTGAGCAGGGCAGGGCGCAAGGGAACGACCGGTTCCACCACTTCGCACAGGAAGCTGCGGGTCGGGGTGCTTTCCCCTAGAACGGCGGACAGATCGTAGGGGATGCTGCCCCAGACGCGCCGCACGGCCAAGCCGTTGCGGGCGAACAGGACGCGCAGTTCGCCTTCGTTGAGGATGACCTCGACGGTCGGCTGGCCATAGGCCAGCTTCGTCAGGTAGGTGGTCGGGCGGTTGTGCAGCACCGGTACCGTGTGGAAGATCACGAAGCGCTTGGCCGCGCGCCGGCTTTCGGCAATGGCCGCCTCGTAATCGACGATGTGCATCAGCGCCACGCCGTTGAACACGATGTCGACGCCGGCGTCGGCCACCGGCAGCCGGGTGGCGTCGGCGATTTCGAAAGGCGTTCCGGGGCGCTGCCGCCGGGCCAGGCCGATGAGGGTGGCGGAGCGGTCGATGCCGGCATAGCGGACGCGGCCGCCCAGCAGGTGATCGAACACCTCCTTGTAGTAGCCGCTGGCGCAGCCGACCTCCAGCAGCGTCGGCGCCTCCAGGCCGCAGGCGGCCACCGCCGTCGCGGCGACGGCCAGGTCGATGCGCGCCTGCCCCTGCCGCATCCCGGTCAGCAGGTCGCGATAGGCAGCCTCCTGGCGCTCAGCGACATCGTCCTGTTCCCAGGCGCTGCCGGACCAGTCGCTGCCGCTCAGCCGGACTGCGGTCTGCCGGTCGATCACCGCATAGCCGGCTGACGAGGCGCCGGCCGCCGCGGAAGCGGCGGCACCGGCGGCACCCGCCACGTCGTCCATCTTTGTGTTGCGGGTCTGGCCGAAACGCGGATCGCCGGGAATGGCCAGCCGGTACAGCGGCGCCAGCTTGCCGAAGGCGGCCTCGATCGATGCCAGATAAGGCTTGTAGAGCTCGTCCACCAGGAACGGCATGTTGGCGCGCACCTGATAATCGCGCAGGCGCAGATCGTAGGTGCCGGTGCCTATATGCTTGATGCCGTGGAAATGGACGAAGACCAGCGGCTCGTCGTCCACCATGACGGTTCCGTCGTCCCGACGGTGAAGGCGGTGGTTGTCGACGTTCCACAGCGCAAGATTGATCCCCTTGCCGTCCAGGATGCGCAGATTGGGATATCGATCCGGCCAGCGGTCCAGATATTTCTGATCGGCGAAGCGGTCGTCCTCCAGCCTGTCATGGCACCAGGCAAGGCAGTCGCTCCGGTAATCCTCCAGGCAGCGGCGGCCTTCCCGGTCGTTGCGCCAGGAAACCCAGGCGACGTTGAAGCGACCGTAAACCAGGCGGTCGGCGCAGGCCGGCGAAAAACGATGCGGGGTGATGGCCACCGATCTGTCGCCGATCGCCGTGAACACCTCTTCCGGCGAGCGGTAGAAATACAGGTCGGAATCCAGGTAGGTGATATGGCCGATGTCCGGATTCAGGGCCAGGATCATGCGGGGCAGGCAAGGGGTGCAGGTGAAATAATATTCGACCTTGGTCCGGTCGGCGCGGCAGGCGGCCAGATCGGGGTCGAAATCCTCCAGCTCGCTCAGGCGGATCGCGGTTGCCGCCGGTTGCTGTTCCGTCACGATCCGATGAGCGGTGTCGTTCAGGCAGAGAACATGGAAGCGGGCGTCCGGCAGGAAGCGTCGGATCGATTCCATCATGACCAGCCCGCGGGCCGCGTAATTCCCGTCGAAATAGGTGCAGAAATGGCGGATTGGCCGGCTGGCCCCGGCCGGCGTCTCTTCAACGGTTGTGGAAACCCGTTCCGGCATCCTCTTTCCCCTGTCTGCGTTTCCTGCCGCGGCAGCCAGATGACGCCGGACGATGGTGTCGAAATCATGAATGCGCCGGGCCATGGAATGGTCGCGCAGGCAACGTTCCTGGCCTCGGCGGGCGATGGCGCGCCGCTCTTCGGGATTTGCCAGGTAATGATGTATTTTTTCCAGAAGCTCCCCTTCGCTTCTGAACGTCTCGATTTCCCGGCCGATCTCGAAATATCGGGAAAGATTGTCGTGATGTTCGGTCAGAAGGAAGGCGCCGCTGCCCGTCGTCTCGAACAGCCGCATGTTGGCCGTCTCGTTGCCGGCGACATCGAAGACGGTGCCGTCGGGTGCCACGGCGTTCATGTCGCTGCGGCTGTCGAAGACGATGCGGCCGCTGCGCAGCACCCGGTGCATGGGCAGTCCGAAAACCGGAGGCTGTGCCCAGCGTGCAAGAGCCGGCGGCAAGGCTTCCGGTGGCGTGGTGAGGTGGAAGGCACAGTCGAACGCGCCGGACAGCGCCTTTTCCCCCAGCAGGGTCAGCAGCCTGTTGCGGCGAGCATGCTGATGCGGGGTATAGGAACCGGCGAACAGCAGATCGTGCCGCTCTTCCGATGGCCCGATTGCATCGCCGATCCAGGCCGGGAAGCCCGGCATGAAATGTTCCGCCGCCTTGGCGCCAAGCCGCAATGCCATGTCCCGCATCGCCGACAATCCGGACAGCAGCACATCGAATTCGGACCAGTCGGTTCCCGTCGGCACCGGAGCGGCCTGCCAGCCGATCACCAGGGGCGGGCGCCGGGTCAAGCTGCGGACGAAACGGGAATCGAAGCTGGTGCAGTCGCTGAAATACAGGATATCGGGCGCGAGAAGATCGATCTGCCGGCGCAGAATATCCTGAATGACATTCCCATGACCTGGGATGGTCATCCCATGTTCGCGCAGCCACGCTCCTTGCGTGGAGCCGTTATTGGCGACGATAAAATGGGAATCGTAGCCGATCGCCTCCAAGTACGGGGCGATGTTGTGAAGAGCACTGAAACCGTCCCGAAGCAATGCATCGGTCTGTTCACGGAAACCGGCGGCTTTCAACTCGGGGTGTTCGGTATAAAAGCTTTCCAGATAGGGAGCATAAAAGGTTTCAACCTGGACGATCCGCAAATTCTTGCGCTGTGTGCTCATGGAAGATGCCATCTTTCGAGCCATGACGGAGGTCGTCAGGTGAAGCCGTGTTCGGCCCCTCGGCCGCTCGCCGCCGACCATAGCGATTGCCAGAAAGGGCGGCAACGGTAACGGCGCCCTTTGTCCGCTTGTGCCGATAAGGAAAGTTTTCGCCTCAGCGACTCCTGTGGAAGGGGGACGGATAAAAACATGCTTCCCATAGCAGCGATTTTCAGCGAATTATTATGTTTAAATTCCAGATGGAGCGGGAGAGTTGCGATGACCCCAATTACAATAATAATCCCAACAATGAATCGGAGCATATACCTGGAGAGGTCTCTTAATTACTATAAAAATTCTGGGTTTGATGGGTGCATAATTATTGGGGATTCTAGCGAAGGAAAAGAGGCAGATTTGGCAAGTGATTTGGTGGAGCGTTTTAAGAACTGTCGATTTTCTCTGCGTTTTACTCGTTATCCTCGCTCTGTGTCTTTGATCGATGTTTGGCGGAAATTGATCGCCACAGTTGACACAAAATACATCACATATGCTGGAGATGATGATCTGCAGATTCCCTCTGGCATGAATGCTGCTGTCGCATTTCTTGAGCATAATTCGGAATATATCGCCGCTAAATGTGAAATGATAGAAGTAGAGATTGGAGAAATCGCGCCGTATGGAGATATAATAAAAGTATCTCGAAAACCTTTCCCAAATTACGACATCGACAGTGCGGTTCAAAGATTTTCCACATACGCGCAAATGGCAATTAGTGTGCAATATGGTGTATATCGCACAGAGGCATGGCGGTTTGCCTATGAAGTCGCTCCGGCACCTTATCTACCTTATTTTGGAGAGGAATTT
This region of Azospirillum thiophilum genomic DNA includes:
- a CDS encoding methyltransferase, TIGR04325 family, which translates into the protein MKIVSVRFEEHVSFEDAKNATSGYNDNLLIESMPNYKHSACINHGSSQDENTSNISGMAAFLSAASYYENNEFDVVDIGGSTGGHYALFKQLYRGSAKFRWHIVETSVQVNYGKKFIADPDLFFYEDISEINTGKINILHFGGVLGYLPDPIGYMDNPQVRKSDFIIFNRTSLVNGNSNKNFAQFVNYDKGVVSYAGRAFGMNLLHEIIERTHKVEINWTNHHEVFRLGSETLCIGSGMLCRRKGL
- a CDS encoding DegT/DnrJ/EryC1/StrS family aminotransferase codes for the protein MHAPIAQTNPGAWCQAHRDEIEDAVRRVIDSGWYILGREVTAFEAEFAAFAGEAGTGGLHAVGVANGTDALVLALESVGIGPGAAVVTVSHTAVATVAAIEMAGATPILVDVDEAHGLDPAALEAALAAPPPGTPPIRAIVPVHLYGQPVDLDAVMAIADRHGLTVVEDMAQAHGALWRSRPVGSFGAAASYSFYPTKNLGALGDGGALVTRDAAIAERTRSLRQYGWRERYISDMVGRNSRLDELQAAILRVGLRHLPGWNERRRAIAAAYDRGLAGLPVTLPVRRPGATHVFHQYVVELDDRDAVADRLRGHGIGTGVHYPAPVHLQPAYRNRIPLGAGSLARTERLAGRVLSLPMHPFLTDDEVERVIQAMAMALNA
- a CDS encoding NAD-dependent epimerase/dehydratase family protein; its protein translation is MNDISPACSPSAAFDDPTRWRDRRVLITGGMGFIGSTLARRLAGLGADVVVVDSLVPDYGGNPFNMDGCGGPGGRVQVNISDIRDPHSLRWLARDREMIFNLAGQTSHMDSMTDPFTDLAINGTAQLSLLEICRQHNQGARIVFASTRQIYGRPRYLPVDEKHPLDPVDVNGINKIAGESYHLLYSKVYGLPTAVLRLTNTYGPRMRIKDARQTFLGVWVRAVVEGRPFEVWGGDQLRDYTYVDDAVDAMMLAMLTPELEGKAFNLGGDRVVSLRETAEILARHSDGTFSTREFPSDRKRIDIGDYYADDTAFRTATGWSPRVSLEEGLRRTVDYYRQHLAHYL
- a CDS encoding glycosyltransferase family protein, translating into MTIPGHGNVIQDILRRQIDLLAPDILYFSDCTSFDSRFVRSLTRRPPLVIGWQAAPVPTGTDWSEFDVLLSGLSAMRDMALRLGAKAAEHFMPGFPAWIGDAIGPSEERHDLLFAGSYTPHQHARRNRLLTLLGEKALSGAFDCAFHLTTPPEALPPALARWAQPPVFGLPMHRVLRSGRIVFDSRSDMNAVAPDGTVFDVAGNETANMRLFETTGSGAFLLTEHHDNLSRYFEIGREIETFRSEGELLEKIHHYLANPEERRAIARRGQERCLRDHSMARRIHDFDTIVRRHLAAAAGNADRGKRMPERVSTTVEETPAGASRPIRHFCTYFDGNYAARGLVMMESIRRFLPDARFHVLCLNDTAHRIVTEQQPAATAIRLSELEDFDPDLAACRADRTKVEYYFTCTPCLPRMILALNPDIGHITYLDSDLYFYRSPEEVFTAIGDRSVAITPHRFSPACADRLVYGRFNVAWVSWRNDREGRRCLEDYRSDCLAWCHDRLEDDRFADQKYLDRWPDRYPNLRILDGKGINLALWNVDNHRLHRRDDGTVMVDDEPLVFVHFHGIKHIGTGTYDLRLRDYQVRANMPFLVDELYKPYLASIEAAFGKLAPLYRLAIPGDPRFGQTRNTKMDDVAGAAGAAASAAAGASSAGYAVIDRQTAVRLSGSDWSGSAWEQDDVAERQEAAYRDLLTGMRQGQARIDLAVAATAVAACGLEAPTLLEVGCASGYYKEVFDHLLGGRVRYAGIDRSATLIGLARRQRPGTPFEIADATRLPVADAGVDIVFNGVALMHIVDYEAAIAESRRAAKRFVIFHTVPVLHNRPTTYLTKLAYGQPTVEVILNEGELRVLFARNGLAVRRVWGSIPYDLSAVLGESTPTRSFLCEVVEPVVPLRPALLNIGCGSHFHGDWVNLDVAPRDSAVMPHDVTRHPLPFAKGTFDAVYHSHVLEHLPKSAVPAFLADCLRVLKPGGILRIAIPDLERICRLYLEFLNRADSGDKEAADRYDWMMLELLDQMVRNESGGEMLRALRRVPLPAEDFIVERIGWEAKGMIAQIRAEAAAAPQAAKPSHPATLSAEAIGRFRQSGEVHQWMYDRFSLRRLLTDTGFIEAAVTAASDSRIAGFAAYGLDVEANGRVRKPDSLFVEARKPI
- a CDS encoding TIGR00180 family glycosyltransferase, producing the protein MTPITIIIPTMNRSIYLERSLNYYKNSGFDGCIIIGDSSEGKEADLASDLVERFKNCRFSLRFTRYPRSVSLIDVWRKLIATVDTKYITYAGDDDLQIPSGMNAAVAFLEHNSEYIAAKCEMIEVEIGEIAPYGDIIKVSRKPFPNYDIDSAVQRFSTYAQMAISVQYGVYRTEAWRFAYEVAPAPYLPYFGEEFIPCSVCVVLGKLKSLSNLGTIQQVDGSGGVWKKRTMFDLIRTPEWPVVSRLFQARLAELLTRIDRIVPADAERVTEQILWWHVNMFMNHQYKTKHEKQPEQERQSSPGLLAELDRSQEFALVRDVFRRKREIHFQA